A region of Mauremys mutica isolate MM-2020 ecotype Southern chromosome 2, ASM2049712v1, whole genome shotgun sequence DNA encodes the following proteins:
- the LZTFL1 gene encoding leucine zipper transcription factor-like protein 1 isoform X1, producing MVVKSSRGFVLHGNRCCIINRRLPVPVRIAMAELGLNDHHQNEVINYMRFARSKRGLRLKTVDSCFQDLKDSRLVEETFTIDEVTEMLDGLQTVVHSEVESELINTAYTNVLLLRQLFSQAEKWYLKLQTDISELENRELLEQVAEFEKAEFTSANKKPSSELIKPKLAPLNEGGSELLNKEITRLQEENEKLKTRLKTIETQATSALDEKSKLEKSLKDLQMIQGDQKTNITKDISELEDTVSALRCQFEKTLNDSTANQKFLEENLVTTKHDLLKVQDQLSTAEKELEKKFQQTAAYRNMKEILTKKNEQIKDLRRRLSRYEPDD from the exons ATGGTAGTAAAGAGCTCGCGAGGTTTTGTTCTCCATGGCAACCGTTGCTGTATAATCAACCGTCGTCTCCCCGTGCCCGTTAGAATCGCCATG GCGGAGCTGGGTCTAAATGATCACCACCAGAATGAAGTGATCAATTACATGCGCTTCGCTCGTTCCAAGCGTGGCCTCCGTCTCAAGACAGTGGATTCTTGCTTTCAGGATCTTAAGGACAGCAG GCTGGTGGAGGAGACTTTCACAATAGATGAGGTGACAGAAATGCTGGATGGGTTGCAGACTGTAGTACACAGTGAAGTGGAATCAGAACTCATTAACACGGCATACACCAATGTGTTACTTCTACGCCAACTCTTTTCACAGGCTGAGAAGTGGTACCTTAAGCTACAGACTGACATCTCTGAGCTGGAAAATCG AGAATTGTTAGAGCAAGTTGCTGAATTTGAAAAGGCAGAATTTACATCTGCAAACAAGAAG CCCAGTTCAGAGCTCATTAAGCCTAAACTTGCTCCATTAAATGAAGGTGGGTCAGAGCTGCTAAACAAG GAAATTACACGACTtcaagaagaaaatgaaaaactgaagacCAGACTCAAGACAATAGAAACACAG GCTACAAGTGCATtggatgaaaaatcaaaactagAGAAATCACTGAAGGATTTACAGATGATTCAGGGAGATCAAAAG ACTAACATAACTAAGGATATAAGTGAACTGGAAGATACAGTGTCTGCTCTGAGGTGCCAGTTTGAGAAGACTCTGAATGACAGTACTGCAAACCAAAAGTTCTTGGAAGAGAACTTGGTGACAACAAAGCATGACCTACTCAAGGTTCAGGACCAGTTATCTACAGCTGAAAAG GAGTTGGAGAAGAAGTTCCAGCAAACAGCTGCCTACCGCAACATGAAAGAGATTCTCACCAAGAAGAATGAGCAGATAAAGGATCTACGGAGAAGACTTTCAAG ATACGAACCAGATGATTAA
- the LZTFL1 gene encoding leucine zipper transcription factor-like protein 1 isoform X2 produces the protein MRFARSKRGLRLKTVDSCFQDLKDSRLVEETFTIDEVTEMLDGLQTVVHSEVESELINTAYTNVLLLRQLFSQAEKWYLKLQTDISELENRELLEQVAEFEKAEFTSANKKPSSELIKPKLAPLNEGGSELLNKEITRLQEENEKLKTRLKTIETQATSALDEKSKLEKSLKDLQMIQGDQKTNITKDISELEDTVSALRCQFEKTLNDSTANQKFLEENLVTTKHDLLKVQDQLSTAEKELEKKFQQTAAYRNMKEILTKKNEQIKDLRRRLSRYEPDD, from the exons ATGCGCTTCGCTCGTTCCAAGCGTGGCCTCCGTCTCAAGACAGTGGATTCTTGCTTTCAGGATCTTAAGGACAGCAG GCTGGTGGAGGAGACTTTCACAATAGATGAGGTGACAGAAATGCTGGATGGGTTGCAGACTGTAGTACACAGTGAAGTGGAATCAGAACTCATTAACACGGCATACACCAATGTGTTACTTCTACGCCAACTCTTTTCACAGGCTGAGAAGTGGTACCTTAAGCTACAGACTGACATCTCTGAGCTGGAAAATCG AGAATTGTTAGAGCAAGTTGCTGAATTTGAAAAGGCAGAATTTACATCTGCAAACAAGAAG CCCAGTTCAGAGCTCATTAAGCCTAAACTTGCTCCATTAAATGAAGGTGGGTCAGAGCTGCTAAACAAG GAAATTACACGACTtcaagaagaaaatgaaaaactgaagacCAGACTCAAGACAATAGAAACACAG GCTACAAGTGCATtggatgaaaaatcaaaactagAGAAATCACTGAAGGATTTACAGATGATTCAGGGAGATCAAAAG ACTAACATAACTAAGGATATAAGTGAACTGGAAGATACAGTGTCTGCTCTGAGGTGCCAGTTTGAGAAGACTCTGAATGACAGTACTGCAAACCAAAAGTTCTTGGAAGAGAACTTGGTGACAACAAAGCATGACCTACTCAAGGTTCAGGACCAGTTATCTACAGCTGAAAAG GAGTTGGAGAAGAAGTTCCAGCAAACAGCTGCCTACCGCAACATGAAAGAGATTCTCACCAAGAAGAATGAGCAGATAAAGGATCTACGGAGAAGACTTTCAAG ATACGAACCAGATGATTAA